From a region of the Pseudoxanthomonas sp. X-1 genome:
- a CDS encoding ClpXP protease specificity-enhancing factor: protein MTEDVPPMTSHRPYLLRALAEWIADNDMTPHLLVDATQAGVQVPSSAVKEGRVVLNIAQRAVAHLVIDNLTVSFSARFGGVSYPVNVPISAVLAIYARETGQGMALPEDIAAGQGPHDDDEPPSPDGAAPDDPTPPPAKRPHLRVVK, encoded by the coding sequence ATGACTGAAGACGTGCCCCCGATGACCAGCCATCGCCCGTATCTGCTGCGGGCGCTGGCCGAGTGGATCGCCGACAACGACATGACCCCGCACCTGCTGGTCGATGCGACCCAGGCCGGGGTGCAGGTGCCTTCCAGTGCGGTCAAGGAAGGCAGGGTGGTGCTCAACATCGCCCAGCGCGCCGTCGCGCACTTGGTGATCGACAACCTGACCGTCAGTTTCAGCGCCCGCTTCGGCGGGGTGAGCTATCCGGTCAACGTGCCGATCTCGGCGGTGCTGGCGATCTACGCGCGCGAAACCGGCCAGGGCATGGCGCTGCCCGAGGACATCGCCGCCGGGCAAGGTCCGCACGACGATGACGAACCGCCTTCGCCCGATGGCGCGGCCCCGGACGATCCGACCCCGCCGCCGGCCAAGCGCCCGCACCTGCGCGTGGTGAAGTAA
- a CDS encoding glutathione S-transferase N-terminal domain-containing protein, giving the protein MRNTLTLFSSVDDVLCHRVRLVLAAKGVSYDLVPVDPQNPPEDLIDLNPYHSVPTLVERDLTLYAASVVSEYLDERYPHPPLMPVDPLSRARLRLAMLRIEVDWVPQVQAIQLGNKAQADAGRKRLKELLTASVPLFKASKFFLNPEMSLADCAMAPIIWRLQSLDVGLPKDGKAIEDYGNRIFRNPGFVRSLTEQEKKLRDLPA; this is encoded by the coding sequence ATGCGAAATACCCTGACGCTGTTCTCCTCCGTCGATGACGTGCTGTGCCATCGCGTGCGGCTGGTGCTTGCCGCCAAAGGCGTCAGCTACGACCTGGTGCCGGTCGATCCGCAGAATCCACCCGAGGACCTGATCGATCTCAACCCTTATCACTCGGTGCCAACCCTGGTCGAACGCGACCTGACGCTGTACGCCGCCTCGGTGGTCAGCGAGTACCTGGACGAGCGCTACCCGCACCCGCCGCTGATGCCGGTCGATCCGCTCTCGCGCGCGCGCCTGCGCCTGGCGATGCTGCGCATCGAGGTGGACTGGGTGCCGCAGGTGCAGGCGATCCAGCTCGGCAACAAGGCCCAGGCCGATGCCGGCCGCAAGCGCCTGAAGGAGCTGCTGACCGCCTCGGTGCCGCTGTTCAAGGCCAGCAAGTTCTTCCTCAACCCGGAAATGAGCCTGGCCGACTGCGCCATGGCCCCGATCATCTGGCGCCTGCAGTCGCTGGACGTCGGCCTGCCCAAGGACGGCAAGGCGATCGAGGACTACGGCAACCGCATCTTCCGCAATCCGGGCTTCGTGCGCAGCCTGACCGAGCAGGAAAAGAAGCTGCGCGATCTGCCGGCCTGA
- a CDS encoding cytochrome c1, with protein MTKRLLPRLAAFAAGLLLSTSLLAAEGGATLQAGNDLSDKASLQRGAKLFMGYCSGCHSLKYLRYSRMAEDLGLTEDQVTANLNFTGAPVGQQVQVAMPHDGATKWFGKMPPDLSLIARVRGPDWVYTYLKSFYLDESRPLGWNNKLFPNASMPNPLWELQGLQHAKFGPEDPQTKEKPVEALELASPGTESPAEFDRTVRDITNFLEYAGEPAALKRQSLGVWVILFLAALTFLAFLLKKEFWKDVH; from the coding sequence ATGACTAAGCGCCTTCTCCCGCGGCTGGCGGCCTTCGCCGCCGGCCTGCTGCTGAGCACCTCGCTGCTGGCCGCCGAGGGCGGCGCGACGCTGCAGGCGGGCAACGACCTGAGCGACAAGGCCTCGCTGCAGCGCGGCGCCAAGCTGTTCATGGGCTACTGCTCGGGCTGTCATTCGCTCAAGTACCTGCGCTATTCGCGCATGGCCGAGGACCTGGGCCTGACCGAGGACCAGGTGACGGCCAACCTCAATTTCACCGGCGCGCCGGTGGGACAGCAGGTGCAGGTGGCCATGCCGCACGACGGGGCGACCAAGTGGTTCGGCAAGATGCCGCCGGACCTGAGCCTGATCGCGCGCGTGCGCGGCCCGGACTGGGTCTATACCTATCTCAAGTCCTTCTACCTGGACGAGAGCCGGCCGCTGGGCTGGAACAACAAGCTGTTCCCCAACGCCTCCATGCCCAACCCGCTGTGGGAGCTGCAGGGCCTGCAGCACGCCAAGTTCGGCCCGGAAGACCCGCAGACCAAGGAAAAGCCGGTCGAAGCCCTGGAGCTGGCCTCGCCCGGCACCGAGAGCCCGGCCGAGTTCGACCGCACCGTGCGTGACATCACCAACTTCCTGGAATACGCCGGCGAGCCGGCCGCCCTCAAGCGCCAGAGCCTGGGCGTGTGGGTGATCCTGTTCCTGGCGGCGCTGACCTTCCTGGCCTTCCTGCTGAAGAAGGAGTTCTGGAAGGACGTTCATTAA